A stretch of Eubalaena glacialis isolate mEubGla1 chromosome 10, mEubGla1.1.hap2.+ XY, whole genome shotgun sequence DNA encodes these proteins:
- the TSKU gene encoding tsukushi isoform X1 produces the protein MEQPVETEPVSAHTMLWPLLLLLAAGEAQTTRPCFPGCQCEVETFGLFDSFSLTRVDCSGLGPHIVPVPIPLDTAHLDLSSNQLETVNESVLAGPGYTTLAGLDLSHNLLTSLSPTAFSRLRYLESLDLSHNGLAALPAESFTSSPLSDVNLSHNRLREVSVSAFATHSPARALHVDLSHNLLHRLVPHPARASLPAPTIQSLNLAWNRLHTVPDLRDLPLRYLSLDGNPLAAIGPGAFEGLAGLTHLSLGSLQRLPQLAPYGFRELQGLQVLDLSSNPKLKWAGPEVFSGLGSLQELDLSGTGLVPLPEKLLLHLPALQSISVGQGVQCRRLVREGTYPRQPGSTPKVALHCIDTQELAAGGSDTL, from the exons ATGGAGCAGCCGGTGGAGACAGAGCCCGTCTCAG CCCACACCATGCTGTGGCCCCTGCTGCTGTTGCTGGCCGCCGGTGAGGCCCAGACGACCCGGCCCTGCTTCCCTGGATGCCAGTGTGAAGTGGAGACCTTTGGCCTCTTCGACAGCTTCAGCCTGACGCGGGTGGATTGCAGCGGCCTGGGCCCTCACATCGTGCCCGTGCCCATCCCCCTGGACACAGCCCACCTGGACCTGTCCTCCAACCAGCTGGAGACGGTGAACGAGTCCGTGCTGGCAGGCCCGGGTTACACCACGCTGGCCGGCCTGGATCTCAGCCACAACCTGCTCACCAGCCTCTCACCCACGGCCTTCTCCCGCCTTCGCTACCTGGAGTCGCTTGACCTCAGCCACAACGGCCTGGCCGCCCTGCCCGCCGAGAGCTTCACCAGCTCGCCCCTGAGTGACGTGAACCTGAGCCACAACCGGCTCCGCGAGGTCTCCGTGTCCGCCTTCGCCACCCACAGCCCGGCCAGGGCGCTGCACGTGGACCTCTCGCACAACCTCCTCCACCGCCTCGTGCCCCACCCCGCGCGGGCCAGCCTGCCGGCGCCCACCATTCAGAGCCTGAACCTGGCCTGGAACCGGCTCCACACCGTGCCCGACCTCCGGGACTTGCCCCTGCGCTACCTGAGCTTGGACGGGAACCCATTGGCGGCCATCGGCCCAGGGGCCTTCGAGGGGCTGGCGGGCCTTACACACCTGTCGCTGGGCAGCCTACAGCGTCTCCCCCAGCTGGCGCCCTATGGCTTCCGTGAGCTGCAGGGCCTGCAGGTCCTGGATTTGTCAAGCAACCCCAAGCTCAAGTGGGCAGGACCCGAGGTGTTCTCAGGCTTGGGCTCCCTGCAGGAGCTGGACCTGTCAGGCACAGGCCTGGTGCCCCTGCCCGAGAAGCTGCTCCTCCACCTCCCAGCGCTGCAGAGCATCAGCGTGGGCCAGGGCGTGCAGTGCCGGCGCCTGGTGCGGGAGGGCACCtaccccaggcagcctggctccacccccaagGTGGCCCTGCACTGCATAGACACCCAGGAATTAGCTGCCG
- the TSKU gene encoding tsukushi isoform X2 has protein sequence MLWPLLLLLAAGEAQTTRPCFPGCQCEVETFGLFDSFSLTRVDCSGLGPHIVPVPIPLDTAHLDLSSNQLETVNESVLAGPGYTTLAGLDLSHNLLTSLSPTAFSRLRYLESLDLSHNGLAALPAESFTSSPLSDVNLSHNRLREVSVSAFATHSPARALHVDLSHNLLHRLVPHPARASLPAPTIQSLNLAWNRLHTVPDLRDLPLRYLSLDGNPLAAIGPGAFEGLAGLTHLSLGSLQRLPQLAPYGFRELQGLQVLDLSSNPKLKWAGPEVFSGLGSLQELDLSGTGLVPLPEKLLLHLPALQSISVGQGVQCRRLVREGTYPRQPGSTPKVALHCIDTQELAAGGSDTL, from the coding sequence ATGCTGTGGCCCCTGCTGCTGTTGCTGGCCGCCGGTGAGGCCCAGACGACCCGGCCCTGCTTCCCTGGATGCCAGTGTGAAGTGGAGACCTTTGGCCTCTTCGACAGCTTCAGCCTGACGCGGGTGGATTGCAGCGGCCTGGGCCCTCACATCGTGCCCGTGCCCATCCCCCTGGACACAGCCCACCTGGACCTGTCCTCCAACCAGCTGGAGACGGTGAACGAGTCCGTGCTGGCAGGCCCGGGTTACACCACGCTGGCCGGCCTGGATCTCAGCCACAACCTGCTCACCAGCCTCTCACCCACGGCCTTCTCCCGCCTTCGCTACCTGGAGTCGCTTGACCTCAGCCACAACGGCCTGGCCGCCCTGCCCGCCGAGAGCTTCACCAGCTCGCCCCTGAGTGACGTGAACCTGAGCCACAACCGGCTCCGCGAGGTCTCCGTGTCCGCCTTCGCCACCCACAGCCCGGCCAGGGCGCTGCACGTGGACCTCTCGCACAACCTCCTCCACCGCCTCGTGCCCCACCCCGCGCGGGCCAGCCTGCCGGCGCCCACCATTCAGAGCCTGAACCTGGCCTGGAACCGGCTCCACACCGTGCCCGACCTCCGGGACTTGCCCCTGCGCTACCTGAGCTTGGACGGGAACCCATTGGCGGCCATCGGCCCAGGGGCCTTCGAGGGGCTGGCGGGCCTTACACACCTGTCGCTGGGCAGCCTACAGCGTCTCCCCCAGCTGGCGCCCTATGGCTTCCGTGAGCTGCAGGGCCTGCAGGTCCTGGATTTGTCAAGCAACCCCAAGCTCAAGTGGGCAGGACCCGAGGTGTTCTCAGGCTTGGGCTCCCTGCAGGAGCTGGACCTGTCAGGCACAGGCCTGGTGCCCCTGCCCGAGAAGCTGCTCCTCCACCTCCCAGCGCTGCAGAGCATCAGCGTGGGCCAGGGCGTGCAGTGCCGGCGCCTGGTGCGGGAGGGCACCtaccccaggcagcctggctccacccccaagGTGGCCCTGCACTGCATAGACACCCAGGAATTAGCTGCCG